From the Gymnogyps californianus isolate 813 chromosome 24, ASM1813914v2, whole genome shotgun sequence genome, one window contains:
- the TIMM44 gene encoding mitochondrial import inner membrane translocase subunit TIM44: MWLISRGCPVPAVHRGAVYRMSRPVLEIHQSRCYSSGGRKGFISGFVENIKQELAKNKEMKESIKKFRDEAKKLEESDALREARRKYKTIESETVKTSEVIKKKLEEITGTVKESLDEVSKSDIGRKIKEGVEEAAKTAKQSAESVTKGGEKLGKTAAFKAISQGVETVKKEIDESVLGQTGPYKRPERLRKRTEFSGERIKEERIFEANEEAMGVVLHKDSKWYQQWKDFKDNNVVFNRFFEMKMKYDESDNAFIRASRAVTDKVTDLIGGLFSKTEMSEVLTEILKVDPSFDKDRFLKQCEYDIIPNVLEAMMSGELDILKDWCYEATYSQLAHPIQQAKAMGLQFHSRILDIDNIDLAMGKMMEQGPVLIITFQAQVVMVIKNQKGEVVEGDPDKVLRMLYVWALCRDQDELNPYAAWRLLDISSSSTEQIL, from the exons ATGTGGCTTATATCCAGAGGATGCCCAGTTCCTGCAGTCCACAGGGGAGCAGTGTATAGAATGAGCAGGCCTGTTTTAGAGATCCATCAG TCTAGATGCTACTcttctggaggaagaaaaggttttatatCAGGTTTTGTGGAGAACATCAAACAGGAATTAGCAAAAAACAAGGAGATgaaagaaagtattaaaaaattcCGAGATGAAGCTAAAAAGCTAGAAGAATCTGATGCGCTTCGAGAAGCAAGGAGGAAATAT aaaaccaTTGAATCTGAAACAGTGAAGACCTCAGAagtgattaaaaagaaacttgaagaAATAACTGGTACAGTTAAAGAG agTTTGGATGAAGTAAGTAAGAGTGATATTGGCCGAAAGATAAAGGAAGGtgtggaagaagcagcaaaaacagCCAAGCAGTCTGCGGAGTCAGTGACAAAAGGAGGGGAGAAATTAGGCAAGACAGCAGCCTTCAAAGCTATTTCTCAG ggaGTTGAAACCGTTAAGAAGGAAATAGATGAAAGTGTTTTAGGGCAGACTGGTCCTTACAAACGTCCGGAGCGACTAcgaaaaagaacagaattctCAGGCGAGAGGATTAAAGAGGAGCGAATATTTGAAGCTAATGA GGAGGCCATGGGTGTGGTGCTGCATAAAGACTCAAAATGGTATCAGCAGTGGAAAGATTTCAAGGACAACAATGTGGTCTTCAATA ggttctttgaaatgaaaatgaagtatgATGAAAGTGATAATGCATTCATTCGAGCTTCCAGAGCTGTCACAGACAAAGTCACTGACTTAATAG GTGGATTGTTCTCGAAGACAGAAATGTCCGAGGTTTTGACAGAGATACTCAAAGTGGATCCATCGTTTGACAAAGATCGGTTTTTAAAGCAATGCGAGTATGATATAATCCCCAATGTCTTGGAG GCTATGATGTCTGGAGAGCTTGATATCCTCAAAGATTGGTGCTATGAAGCG ACTTACAGTCAGCTTGCTCATCCGATCCAGCAAGCCAAAGCCATGGGTCTCCAGTTCCACTCCAGGATCCTTGACATTGACAACATTGAC ctGGCTATGGGGAAGATGATGGAGCAGGGACCAGTATTAATCATCACTTTTCAGGCTCAGGTCGTGATGGTGATTAAGAACCAGAAAGGGGAAGTGGTGGAAGGTGATCCG GACAAGGTTCTGCGGATGCTGTACGTGTGGGCGCTCTGCAGAGACCAGGATGAACTCAACCCGTACGCCGCGTGGAGGTTATTGGACATTTCCTCGTCGAGCACTGAGCAGATTCTCTGA